From a region of the Cygnus atratus isolate AKBS03 ecotype Queensland, Australia chromosome 3, CAtr_DNAZoo_HiC_assembly, whole genome shotgun sequence genome:
- the SOX7 gene encoding transcription factor SOX-7, with amino-acid sequence MAALLSTYPWPERLEGEAAEGLQAGPPPSRCPPGEKSAESRIRRPMNAFMVWAKDERKRLAVQNPDLHNAELSKMLGKSWKALSLSQKRPYVEEAERLRVKHMQDYPNYKYRPRRKKQVKRICKRVDPGFLLGSLTRDQNAVPEKRTCGRAGGEKEGPGEYRPRPGLPPVRGYRDPPGSSGGTSVDTYPYGLPTPPEMSPLDAIDPEQSFFSSPCPDEHHRSHLAGGAPFSPEYAGSSLPCNHHPLSPMPQPATCMMPSASGCPPLPPTSYYTAAFPPLQPPGLHAHLGQLSPPPDHHGFDTLDQLSQAELLGEMDRNEFDQYLNTPGHSEHHAGALANGHIPAASAAGGSHAAETSLISVLADATATYYNNYSVS; translated from the exons aTGGCTGCGCTGCTGAGCACCTACCCCTGGCCCGAGAGGCTGGAGGGGGAGGCTGCGGAGGGGCTGCAAGCGGGGCCGCCCCCgagccgctgccccccgggggAGAAGAGCGCCGAGAGCCGCATCCGTCGCCCCATGAACGCTTTCATGGTGTGGGCGAAGGACGAGAGGAAGAGGCTGGCGGTGCAAAACCCCGACCTGCACAACGCGGAGCTCAGCAAGATGCTCG GCAAGTCCTGGAAGGCGCTGAGCCTCTCGCAGAAGCGACCCTACGTGGAGGAGGCCGAGCGGCTGCGGGTCAAGCACATGCAAGATTACCCCAACTACAAGTACCGGCCCCGACGGAAGAAGCAGGTCAAGAGGATCTGCAAGCGGGTGGATCCCGGGTTTTTGCTGGGCAGCCTGACGCGGGACCAAAACGCCGTGCCCGAGAAGCGGACctgcggccgggccgggggtgAGAAAGAGGGGCCGGGTGAGTACCGCCCTCGCCCGGGGCTGCCGCCCGTCCGCGGCTACCGGGATCCACCGGGCAGCAGCGGTGGCACCAGCGTGGACACGTACCCCTACGGGCTGCCCACCCCTCCCGAGATGTCTCCGTTGGACGCCATAGACCCCGAGCAGAGCTTCTTCTCCTCGCCCTGCCCCGACGAGCATCACCGCTCCCACCTCGCCGGCGGAGCCCCCTTCTCCCCGGAGTACGCGGGCAGCTCCCTCCCGTGCAACCACCATCCGCTCAGCCCCATGCCGCAGCCGGCCACCTGCATGATGCCCTCGGCCTCCGgctgccctcctcttcctcctacCAGCTACTACACGGCCGCCTTccccccgctgcagccccctggcCTCCACGCCCACCTGGGCCAGCTCTCCCCACCGCCCGACCACCACGGCTTTGACACCTTGGACCAGCTGAGCCAAGCCGAGCTCCTGGGGGAGATGGACCGCAACGAATTCGACCAGTATCTCAACACCCCCGGCCACAGCGAGCACCACGCCGGGGCTTTGGCCAACGGACACATCCCGGCGGCCTCGGCGGCTGGTGGCTCCCACGCGGCGGAGACCAGCCTCATCTCCGTCCTCGCCGACGCCACGGCCACCTACTACAACAACTACAGCGTCTCCTAG